From one candidate division WOR-3 bacterium genomic stretch:
- a CDS encoding porin family protein, with amino-acid sequence MKALYWLKLWVVLMLVFFSTAAAQADNPKVEVSYLRGPHISFHVGSTHPLRDLDSLADANIHARLNLDYSFTTYLRLMLMFGINQFTAESYLNVEHPRWNNVSLNCKALFPSPSGTPLRYYVQAGCGYYLPKTGNNEIGLNIGAGWQIPLNAPFSLEFGLDYHHIFTDDPTQFLTWQLGVLFR; translated from the coding sequence ATGAAGGCATTGTATTGGCTAAAGCTGTGGGTGGTACTAATGCTGGTGTTTTTCAGTACTGCAGCAGCCCAAGCAGATAATCCCAAGGTTGAAGTATCCTATCTTCGTGGGCCACACATCAGTTTTCATGTCGGATCGACCCATCCACTCCGGGATCTTGATTCATTGGCTGACGCAAATATTCATGCACGTCTCAACCTCGACTATTCATTCACAACATACTTACGATTGATGCTCATGTTCGGAATTAATCAATTCACTGCGGAAAGTTACCTGAACGTGGAACACCCACGCTGGAATAACGTCTCACTGAACTGCAAGGCTCTCTTTCCGAGTCCATCAGGTACACCCTTGAGATATTATGTCCAGGCTGGATGCGGTTATTACCTGCCCAAAACGGGAAACAATGAAATCGGACTGAATATTGGTGCTGGTTGGCAAATACCCCTCAACGCTCCATTTAGCCTGGAATTTGGACTAGACTATCACCACATATTCACTGACGACCCAACTCAGTTTCTCACATGGCAACTAGGTGTGCTATTTCGCTGA